One part of the Ziziphus jujuba cultivar Dongzao chromosome 2, ASM3175591v1 genome encodes these proteins:
- the LOC107418280 gene encoding cytochrome P450 71A1 encodes MDPLTALLQQWWLELQSTTFFKPIIFFPLLIFFSVYLYKLIITGPKLNLPPSPPKLPIIGNIHQLSTQLHRSFQDLSEKYGPLILLHLGRSPILIVSSADIAKEILKSHDSVFLNRPRVRAADVLLYGCTDVAFCPYGEYWRQTKRIHVLELLSLKRVQGFQFVRQEEVAEMVEKIRYRCEDGGEVDLSEMLTTISNSIASRCALGRKYEGEDGDESFGALSKKALELTGAFNFRDSLPFLKFMDGLTGFDAKLKKTAKAFHDLLDQVIDEHQKSNNYDQQQSDNKKDFVDILLHLQKGGELGINLTRENLVAILLDTFIGGADTTAATMEWAMSELVKNPRVMKKAQEEVRGVVGNKTNVDESDIDEMEYLKCVVKETLRLHAPVMVPRESTSSVYSKLEGYDIPPKTKVLINAWAIQRDPKLWENPEEFVPERFIDNPVDFKGHHNQFIPFGAGRRGCPGMSFAVIETEYVLANLLYWFDWKLPNGATVEDFDMSDVFGLVIHKKIPLRLVPVLH; translated from the exons ATGGATCCATTGACAGCACTTTTGCAGCAATGGTGGCTAGAGCTCCAGTCTACAACTTTCTTCAAACCCATCATTTTCTTTCCTCTTCTCATCTTCTTCTCTGTGTATTTATACAAGCTTATTATTACAGGTCCAAAACTCAATCTTCCTCCTTCCCCTCCAAAGCTACCAATAATAGGAAATATTCACCAACTTAGTACACAACTCCATAGATCTTTCCAGGATCTCTCTGAGAAATATGGCCCTCTAATTCTCCTCCATTTGGGTCGCTCCCCAATACTGATCGTTTCTTCAGCAGACATAGCAAAAGAGATATTGAAATCCCATGACTCTGTTTTCCTAAATAGGCCTAGAGTCAGGGCAGCAGATGTTCTCCTCTATGGATGCACAGATGTTGCATTTTGTCCCTACGGTGAATACTGGAGACAAACCAAGAGAATCCATGTTCTTGAACTTTTGAGCCTCAAAAGGGTGCAAGGTTTTCAGTTTGTTAGGCAAGAAGAAGTTGCAGAGATGGTTGAAAAGATCCGTTATAGGTGTGAAGATGGAGGTGAAGTTGATCTTAGTGAGATGCTTACAACCATATCAAACAGCATAGCTTCACGATGTGCACTTGGAAGAAAATATGAAGGAGAAGATGGCGATGAGAGTTTCGGAGCTCTTTCGAAGAAGGCATTGGAACTCACTGGGGCATTTAACTTTCGAGATTCTCTTCCTTTTCTGAAATTTATGGATGGTCTTACAGGATTTGATGCGAAATTGAAAAAGACTGCAAAGGCATTCCATGATCTACTTGATCAAGTAATAGATGAACACCAGAAAAGTAACAATTATGATCAACAACAGTCGGATAATAAGAAAGACTTTGTGGATATTCTTCTCCATCTTCAAAAGGGTGGTGAGCTTGGCATCAATCTCACTCGAGAAAACCTCGTGGCAATCCTACTG GATACGTTTATTGGTGGAGCTGATACAACTGCAGCAACAATGGAATGGGCAATGTCGGAGCTTGTAAAAAACCCTAGAGTAATGAAGAAAGCCCAAGAAGAAGTAAGAGGAGTGGTGGGGAACAAAACAAATGTAGATGAATCTGACATTGATGAAATGGAGTATTTGAAATGTGTTGTTAAGGAGACCTTGAGATTACATGCACCTGTTATGGTTCCTAGAGAGTCAACAAGTAGTGTCTATAGTAAATTAGAAGGTTATGATATTCCGCCCAAAACAAAAGTTTTGATCAATGCATGGGCAATTCAAAGAGACCCCAAATTGTGGGAAAATCCTGAAGAGTTTGTACCAGAGAGATTCATCGACAACCCGGTTGATTTTAAAGGCCACCACAACCAATTCATTCCATTTGGTGCTGGAAGGAGAGGCTGCCCTGGGATGTCATTTGCTGTTATAGAGACTGAATATGTTTTAGCCAATTTACTCTACTGGTTTGATTGGAAGTTGCCTAATGGTGCAACCGTGGAGGATTTCGACATGTCTGATGTTTTCGGGCTTGTAATTCATAAGAAAATACCTCTTCGTCTGGTACCAGTACTTCATTAA